TTCCTGGAAGTCCACGGAGTTGTCGGCGTGCGCGCCGCCGTTGATGACGTTCATCATCGGGACCGGGAGGGTCTTGGCGTTGCTGCCGCCCAGGTAGCGGTACAGCGGGATGTTCAGTTCGGCGGCGGCAGCGCGGGCCGCGGCGAGGCTGACGGCCAGGATGGCGTTGCCGCCCAGGTTGCCCTTGTTGGGGGTGCCGTCGGTCGCCATCAGCGCGGCGTCAATGGCGGCCTGCTCGCTGGCGTCCAGGCCGACCACGGCCGGGCCGAGGGCCTCGTTGACGTTCTTCACGGCCTGCTGCACGCCCTTGCCGAGGTAGCGGCTGCCGCCGTCGCGGAGTTCCAGGGCCTCGTGGGTGCCGGTGCTGGCGCCCGAGGGCACGATGGCGCGGCCCTGCAGGCCACTGTCGAGGTGAACTTCGGCTTCCACGGTGGGGTTCCCGCGCGAGTCCAGCACTTCACGGGCAATCACTTTCTGAATCTTCATCCCTGTTTCCTCCCGGATCACGGCCCTGTCGCCCGCAGGCGAGTAGGTGTACTTCAGACACTATAAGCGGGTGCCTCCGCAGAAAGATGCACCCGGTTCAACTTCCGGTGCAGACAGGTGCGGCCGCGCGCCCCACCCGCCCGCCGCCTCAGACGCGCAGGGTCACCATCACGGCCATGTACCCGCCGCCACCCGCCGCGCGGAAGATCGCCGGACTGGTCGAGCCCGAGAACAGCAGTTCCGCGTCCCCATCGATCGGGCCCAGGGCGTCCAGCACGTGCCGGGCGTTGAAGGCGAGGCTCATGGCGGGCTCGCTGCCGCCCTGCACCACGTCCAGGGTGTCCTGGGCGCGGCCGTAGTCGCCCTCGGCCGCCAGCCGCAGCTTGCCCTCCGAGACCAGGAACTCCACGCGGTTGTTCGCGTTCTTGTCGGCCAGCACCGCCACGCGGTTCACGGCCTCCTTCAGCGCCGTCGCGGGCAGCGTGACCTGCAGGCGGATCTCCTTGGGGATCACGCGCTCGTAGTCCGGGAAGTCCCCGTCCAGCAGCTTCAGGTTCATGTGGACGCGGTCGGTGGTGACGCTCAGCTGCCCGTCGCCGTACGTGAAGCGGGCCTCGCCGTCCTTGAGCACGCGGATCAGTTCGTCCACGCTGCGCGCCGGGATGATCAGGTTGCGGCCATCCCCGCTGGCCGGAAAGTCCCGGATCGCCACGCGGTACCCGTCGGAAGCGACCACGCGCGCACCCTCGGGACGGTGCTCGAGCTTGATGCCGCGGAACACCGCCTGGAACGCCTCGTTGCTGGCGGCGTACCGGACGCTGGAGAGCGCGCGGGCCAGTTCGGTCGCGTCGAGACTCACGTCGGCCTGCGCGGGGAAGCTCAGCGGGGGGTAGGCGTCGATGTCGCCGGTCTGGAGTTTGAAGTCCGAGCCGCCGGCCCGCACCGAGAGTTCCGAGCCGCTGAGTTCCAGTTCGACGAGTTCACCGCCCAGGTTGCGCACGATCTGCGCGAACAGGTGGGCGGGCACCACGAAGTTGCGGGGGTCCTTGACCTCGGCCGGCACGAAGCACGACAGGTCGATTT
This region of Deinococcus sp. JMULE3 genomic DNA includes:
- the dnaN gene encoding DNA polymerase III subunit beta, with protein sequence MNVHVTKKILSEGLGLLERVIPSRSSNPLLTALKVEASEAGLTLSGTNLEIDLSCFVPAEVKDPRNFVVPAHLFAQIVRNLGGELVELELSGSELSVRAGGSDFKLQTGDIDAYPPLSFPAQADVSLDATELARALSSVRYAASNEAFQAVFRGIKLEHRPEGARVVASDGYRVAIRDFPASGDGRNLIIPARSVDELIRVLKDGEARFTYGDGQLSVTTDRVHMNLKLLDGDFPDYERVIPKEIRLQVTLPATALKEAVNRVAVLADKNANNRVEFLVSEGKLRLAAEGDYGRAQDTLDVVQGGSEPAMSLAFNARHVLDALGPIDGDAELLFSGSTSPAIFRAAGGGGYMAVMVTLRV